The Arcanobacterium pinnipediorum genome includes the window TTCCGGCGATACTGATCTGCTCAAGCCCATACTCGTGGGCCAAATAGCCAAAGGCTGCATGTGTGACGATAAATGACTTTGTTTCACAGGTCGCACTCAATGTGGCACTGAATTTCTCGTCTAGATCCGTTAGCTTCGCGATCAGGGCATCAGCGTTGGACTTGTAGTCAGCAGCATGTTCTGGATCTTTTTCGCTAAGCGTGCTTGCAATCGTTGCTGCAGCATCTGCCATCCGCTCTGGATCAGTCCAAAAATGCGGATCATAAATGCCATGATCGTGTTCGTCGTGGTCTGCGTGTTCGTCGTGGTCTGCGTGTTCGTCGTGGTCTGCGTGTTCGTCGTGGTCTGCGTGTTCGTCGTGGTCTGCGTGTTCAGCGTGCTCGTTCGTTGTCTCGGCGTTGGGTAACAGATCTACGGATTGCCCGATATTTATGGCGTTTACATCAGCGGAGGCCACGGCGTCGTCAATCGCTGGCGATAGCTTAGCTAAGTAGAAAACGACGTCAGACTTTTGCATGTCGGAAATTTCTTTGGGGGAGAGCTCAACGCCATGAGCATCTGAACCTGGGGGTGTGAGATCAGTGATTGCTACATGTTCTCCGCCAATTTCAGAAACGAGATAGGTTAGTGGATAGAAGCTGGTGGTGACGGAAAGCTTGCCGTCCGCCGTCGTTGGTTCAGTAGCTGAGTCCGTAGAACAGCCTACAAGCGCAAGGGCACTGGCGCAGGTGAGGGTGAACAATTTTGCGAGAGTCGATACTCGTTGATTCGTTTGATACATATACTCATCAAACCCTAAATGAGAATCATTGTCATTTTAACGGTATGAAAACAGCGAAGTGTGGTGGCTTTAACGTCCCCAAATTCCCACTGATCGGAGCTGAAACGAGAGTTTGAGGGAGGGGAGACGTAGAATGAAAGAACGAATAATAACTGCATCATCCAGATGCAGACACTTGAAAGGAGCAGCCGCATGGCCAAACAGGCCCCATCGCGACTCGATAACGTTATTTCTCTTGCAAAACGACGCGGGTTCGTATTCCCCTCAGGAGAAATCTATGGCGGTACCCGTTCAGCTTGGGACTACGGTCCGCTAGGAGTTGAACTGAAGGAAAATATTAAGCGCCAGTGGTGGAAGGCAAATGTTACCGCTCGCGAAGATATGGTGGGACTTGACTCATCTATTATCCTCCCGCGTGAGGTGTGGGTGGCATCAGGTCACGTCGCGACCTTCTCCGATCCGCTCATTGAGTGCCAACACTGCCATAAGCGACTGCGCGAAGATGATCTCATCGAGCAATATGCACAAAAGAAAGGCATTGCAGAGTCGGAAGTTTCGATGTCAGATGTGGCATGCCCAAATTGTGGTACTCGTGGGCAATGGACTGAATCGAAGCCATTTTCTGGCTTGCTCAAAACCTTCCTCGGCCCAGTCGATAACGAAGAGGGTTTGCACTACTTGCGCCCAGAAACCGCGCAAGGTATTTTCATCAACTTCCTCAACGTTGTTACGGCATCGCGTAAGAAACCGCCGTTTGGTATCGGACAGGTAGGAAAATCCTTCCGTAACGAAATTACGCCGGGAAACTTCATTTTCCGTACGCGCGAATTCGAACAGATGGAAATTGAATTCTTTGTTAAGCCCGGCGAAGATGAACAGTGGCATCAATCTTGGATTGACGCCCGGCTAGCATGGTACGAAGATCTCGGAATTTCACGCGATAATCTCCGGCTCTACGAACACCCTCAGGAAAAACTTTCCCATTATTCTAAGCGCACAGTTGATATCGAGTACCGCTTTGGATTCCAAGGATCAGATTGGGGCGAACTCGAAGGCATTGCGAATCGAACCGATTTCGACTTGTCATCACATTCTCAAGCATCTGGTAAGAAACTTGAGTATTTTGATCAAAGTACCTCAGAACGCTACACGCCATACGTCATCGAGCCTTCTGCAGGTCTAACGCGATCACTGATGGCCTTCTTAACCGAAGCATACACTGAAGACGAAGCGCCAAATACGAAGGGCGGAGTAGATAAGCGCGTAGTTCTCAAACTCGATCCTCGCCTAGCACCAGTTAAAGTTGCGGTTTTGCCGTTGTCGCGTTCCCAAGATTTGTCTCCTATGGCTCGCGAACTAGCAACCAAACTCCGTCGCTACTGGAACGTTGATTTCGACGACGCCGGGGCAGTTGGCCGGCGCTACCGTCGTCAAGACGAGATCGGTACTCCGTTCTGTGTCACGGTCGATTTCGATTCTCTCGAAGATCACTCGGTTACTATCCGAGATCGGGACACGATGGAACAGATTCGAATTCCGCTTGCCGAAGTCGAATCCTATCTTGCAGGCAAACTCGTTGGCTGCTAAGCACTCGATGGGTGGTGAGGAAAACACCCTCACCACCCATTCACATTCACATTCTGGCGCACTGGATCTCACGCCCACTGATCGGCGTCGAGTGCGATTAGCGTTAGCATGGGTTGTTATCCCCATAGCGCTCTTGACGGTTCTTGGCCTTTATCTGCTGTGGCCCACAACTGGAGCACTGGAAAGTGATGGCTCGAGCGCTATTGCATCTCGAGCAGAATTTGCTCCGGGAACCCAGCGCGTCATTGGAGAAATCAGTTTCATTGGGCAAACTGACGAAAATCGCCAGACGCCAGTGAAAATGCGGGTTGATGATGCGGAGGTCGGCGTCCACGTCCCATACGAGTTTGTGCACAACGGCTTAGATGTTGGCGATCGAATCCACGCCATCTTTTCACCCAGCCTCGCTCAAACCGACACAGCCTATATTTTTATCGACTTCGAACGATCAGTTCCAGTATGGGCGCTGATTATTCTCTATGCGCTTGTGGTTATTGTTGTAGCGCGCGGCAAAGGACTTGCGGCGCTGGTAGGACTGGGAGTTTCGCTCGCCGTCGTCGCAGTCTTTATGCTCCCGGCACTAATGGCTGGAAGATCGCCAATCCTGGTGGTGATAGTCGGTGCGATTTCCATGATGTTTACCTCCATTTATCTGGCACACGGAATATCTATTCGAACCACCACAGCGATCTTGGGGACTCTTGGCGGGCTGGTTATCACCGGGATCGTTGCATGGATATCAATCGATTCAATCAACTTAACCGGCACCTACGGTGAGGAGTCAGTAGGGTTATTTAGCCAGCTTGGTTTTTTGCGAATGGATCAGATCTTGTTGTGCGGAATGATCCTCGCCGGTTTGGGTGCGCTCAACGACGTCACCATCACCCAAGTATCGACGGTGTGGGAGTTGCACGCCGCAAATCCGCTTGCCCAACGTCGTAAAATCTTCCGCCAAGCAATGGTCATCGGTCGGGATCATATTGCCTCAACGGTATATACGTTAGCATTTGCCTATGTTGGATCAGCGCTACCGCTATTACTTAGCGCCGCACTAGTTGACCGCGGGATTGTTGATTTTTTCATGATCGGGCAAGTTACGGAAGAGATCGTGCGCACTTTAGTAGCCTCGGTTGGCCTAGTCCTTGCTATTCCAATGACGACGGCGATTGCGGCAGTTTTTGCGCCCGTAGCGCCAGCGATTGAGAAAGAAACCAACTGAGTATGAGTGTCCATATCGGTGAAGTGAGTTTGGGTGCGCCCGTCATCTTAGCCCCGATGGCAGGAGTCACCAATCCGCCGTTTCGGCAATTATGCCGTGAATTTGGTGAGGCCGGAGCGCGGGCGGCCGGTGTAGAACTACACCAGGATGCTAAGAAATCTGGTCATGCCTCCCAGGCTGGATTGTACGTATGTGAAATGATCACCTCGCGTGCGTTAATCGAGCGCACTCCAGAGACGATGACGATGATCAAGCCAGATCCACACGATCCAGTTCGTTCAATCCAGCTCTATGGGGTTGAGCCGAAAACAATCGCGCAAGCGGTTGATATTTTGGTCCGCGAAGATCGCGCTGATCATATCGATTTAAATTTCGGTTGCCCAGTTCCTAAAGTTACTCGCAAAGGTGGCGGTTCGGCGCTACCGTGGAAGCATCAACTTTTCTCCGATATCGTCCAAGGGGCAGTCAAGGCTGCTCACCGTGCCTCAACCGAGGCTGGACGAAACCACATTGTTCCAGTGACAGCTAAATTCCGTATCGGTATTGACGATGAGCATTCAACGTTTCGAGAAGTCGCGAAAATGAGCGCCGATGCTGGAATTTCGGCACTGACGTTGCATGCGCGCACCACCGAGCAACACTATTCTGGTCAAGCTCGATGGGAATATATCCAAGAGTTGAAGTCACTTTCGCCACTGCCAGTCTTTGGAAACGGCGACGTTTTTGAAGCCGATGATGCCCAGCGAATGATGGCTCAAACAGGTGCGGACGGGGTAAGTGTTGGTCGTGGCTGCCAGGGACGCCCGTGGCTATTTTTCGATCTCGTTGCAGCCGCTTATGGTAGTTCGCAACGCTATCGACCACATTTGGCACAAGTTGCCGATATTATTATTCGTCATGCGCAGCTCTCAGTGGAGCATTTTGCTGACGAACATCGCGCGATGCGTGAATTGCGCAAACACGTCGGATGGTATCTGCGCGGATTTTCAGTTGGTGGCCAGATGCGCCACCAACTTGGTCTCATCGAATCTGTGGAGCAGTTACGTCAACTCTTAGACACGTTGGATCTTGACCAGCCGTTCCCGGAGGCTGCAGGTGGCCCACGCGGCCGGGCTGGTGGGGCGAAACGTCCACATCTTCCAGAGTTTTGGTTAGATTCGCATGAGCTTTCGGATCGCCAGCAGGCGAAAATTCATGAAGCAGAAGTCAATACCTCGGGTGGCTGAAAAGATATATCGGTTTGACGGTTGAGTGGAAAGAATAAAGTAGGACCATGAGCTACGGCTATACATCGCATGATACCCAACGCTGGTTAAGCGAAGGAATTAAGAGCACGACGCGTACTGATTTCGAACGCGATCGAGGCCGTGTCTTGCATTCGGCTGCGTTGCGCCGGCTGGGTGCGAAAACTCAAGTGATGGGGCCAGAGTCTGATGATTTTATTCGGACTCGGTTGACGCATTCGCTCGAAGTTGCTCAGATCGGTCGCTCGCTTGCCAAGAACTTGGGAGCCGATCAAGACGTGGTGGAAACCGCTTGTTTGTGTCATGACCTGGGGCATCCGCCCTATGGTCATAACGGAGAAAAAGCACTCGATGAACTTGCGCAGTCTTTTGGCGGTTTTGAGGGCAATGCTCAAACGCTTCGTATTCTTACCCGGCTGGAACCCAAACGGTTTCATCCCGATGGATCACCAGCTGGGCTGAATTTAACTCGAGCTATTGTTGATGCGACAGTTAAATATCCGTGGACTCGTTTTGCCGGTCCCGCTGGTCAAGCTTCGCCAAAGTTTGGCGCCTACGACGACGACGTACCGGCATTTGTTTGGGCACATGAAGATCACGGGCGGTTGCGTTCTGCTGAGGCACAAATGATGGATCTAGCTGACGATATCGCCTATTCGGTTCATGACCTTGAAGACGGTATCTTCTCTGGCTATATTCCGCTCAGCCAACTTTCCCTTCATAACGATAAGGAGATAGCTGATGTTGTTGATTCTACGTTGGCGTGGTACCGATCTTCGGTTAGCGCCGATGAACTAGCTCAAGCAGGGCATAGAGTTCTACAGATGGTTGCCTGGCCAGCCCACTACACTGGTTCCCAGCGGGATATCGCTAAATTGAAAGATTATACCTCTGATCTTATTGGCCGTTTCGTTTCTGCAGTGACGCTTGCAACTCGCCAGGAGCATCCACAACCTCTACTGCGATATAGCGGTGATGTGGTTGTTCCACACGATACGGCGTTAGAAATTTTGTTTGTCAAGGGAATAGCGGTTCATTATGTGATGGCACCGCGAGAACAAGAGGCATCATATTTTGAACAGCGCACCTTGCTCTTTGATCTGATGGATGCGCTCGTAGAAGATCCGGTAGGGCGAATGGAACCCATGTTTGTTAAATTGTGGAAACGTGCCGAAGATGAAAATGCGCGACTGCGAGTTATTATCGATCAGATTGCTTCTTTGACCGACCAATCGGCACGTGTTTGGCATGCGCGCTATTGCGGGATGCTACGTCATTAGTTTCTATGTTGCAGATCTCTTTCTTGTAAGTGTATTCTGTCAGATGTCTGGTAAAAACCATTATTGAGTAGTTCAAGGTTGAGCCAGTTTGTCAATGAAGACTTAGAAGAGGATCGCAATGAAAAATATGACCAAGGTTGTAGCTGTCTCCCTGGGATCGCTGATGGCTCTCGCCGCTTGCTCCGGTGGTGACACTACTACATCGTCAGAAAGCTCCAGCACTGCTAACAACCAGAAGCCACTCGTGTGGTTCAACCGCCAGCCTTCGAACTCCTCAACTGGAGATCTTGATATGGATGCGTTGAACTTTAATGAAAACACCTACTACGTTGGCTTCGATGCTGCACAAGGTGCAGAGCTTCAGGGCCAAATGGTTGCTGACTACGTAGAGGCACACAAGGACACAATCGATCGTAACGGTGATGGAAAGATTGGTTACGTCCTAGCTATCGGAGACGTAGGCCATAACGATTCCATTGCTCGTACCCGTGGTGTTCGCAAGGCACTTGGCACTGCAGTTGAAGAAGGTGGAACTATTCTTTCGGACCCAACTGAAACCAACGCAAAGGCTGTCAAGGAAGGCGAACTTGGAAGCTTTAAGGTTGTTGAACTTGCCTCTAAGGAAATGAAGACCGGTGCTGGTGCTACCTGGGATGCTGGCACTGCTGGTGATACCATCACTGCATGGAGTGGTAAGTTCGGCGATGAAATCGATCTTGTTATCTCAAACAATGACGGTATGGGCATGGCAATGTTCAATAAGTGGGCAAAGGCCAACAAGGTTCCTACCTTCGGTTATGACGCCAACTCTGATGCTGTTGCTGCTATCGCTGATGGTTATGGCGGTACGATCTCCCAGCACGCTGACGTTCAGGCATATTTGACCTTGCGCGTTTTGCGCAATGCGCTTGACGGCAAGGACGTGATGGAAGGTATTTCCAAGGCTGACGAAGCTGGAAACGTCTTGTCCGATAAGGACTTCAAGTATGTTGAAGAAGAGCGTTCCTTCTACGCATTGAACGTTGCAGTTGGTGCAGATAACTACCAAGACTTCCTCGATTCGACCGTTACCTACAAGCCAGTGAGCAACCAGGTAACCGCTGATAGCAAGAAGGTTTGGCTCGATATCTACAATTCAGCTGATAACTTCCTTGGTTCAACCTACCAGCCGCTGCTTGAGAAGTATGACGACTTACTCAACCTCGAAGTAGAATACATCGGTGGTGATGGTCAGACTGAATCCAACATCACCAACCGTCTTGGTAACCCAGGATCGTATGATGCATTCGCGATCAACATGGTCAAGACGGACAACGCTTCTTCATACACCGCGCTCCTAAATCAGTAATTTTTAACAACTGAACACAGTTGCTAAAAATCGGAAGAATGGGGTAATTGAAGGTCACTTCAATTACCCCATTCTAAAGAGGAAAGAACTCATGACACACACCACTGAAGACCTCGTATTGACGATTCGGGGCATGTCAAAGTCATTTGGACGCAACCGGGTTTTAGACCATATCGATTTTGATGTCAAGCGCGGATCAATCATTGGCTTAATGGGAGAAAACGGCGCCGGCAAGTCAACAATGATGAAATGTCTTTTTGGAACCTATCAAAAAGACGAAGGCGAAATTAAGTTAGATGGCCATCCCGTAGCCTTCTCTGGGCCAAAAGAAGCTCTAGAAAACGGCATCGCGATGGTTCACCAAGAACTTAACCAAGCCTTGGAACGTTCTGTCGTTGACAATCTTTTCCTTGGTCGTTACCCCAAGACTAGCCTTGGTACAATTGATGAAACTCGCATGCGACGCGAAGCTGCTGATCTTTTCCGCCAACTGGGGATGACCGTAAACCTTACCCAGCCAATGCGGAAGATGTCAGTATCCCAACGTCAAATGTGTGAGATCGCCAAAGCGATTTCCTACAAGTCTCAAGTTATTGTGCTCGACGAACCGACGTCGTCGTTAACTGAACCTGAAGTTCGCAAGCTCTTTGAAATGATGCGCAAACTACGTGACCAGGGGATTTCATTGGTCTACATTTCGCATAAGATGGATGAGATTTTTGAAATTTGCGATCAAGTATCGGTTTTGCGCGACGGTAAACTTGTGATGACAAAAGATACCGATAAAACCGATATGAACGAGCTCATCACCGCGATGGTGGGACGTTCCTTAGATAACCGGTATCCAGAAGTAGATAACACGCCAGGTGAGCCGATTTTATCTATCAGCCATCTGTCTACCAAGTTTGCTCCGTTCATCAAAGATATTTCTTTCGACGTCAGAGAAGGAGAGATCTTTGGGCTTTATGGATTGGTGGGAGCTGGTCGTACCGAACTGCTCGAAACAATCTTTGGTGTGCGTACCCGCGCTACTGGACGCGTCTACTACCGTGGTAAGTTGATGAACTTCAACAAAGCACGCGAAGCGATAGACTCGGGCTTTGCGTTGATCACTGAAGAACGTAAAGCCGATGGCCTGTTTTTGAAGGGCGATCTGATTTTCAACACCACGATTGCGAATCTTCCAGCTTACAAGAAGAATCTGGCACTATCGGATCGACGTATGCAGGCGGCAACCGTATCAGAAATTCGTACGATGCATACTAAGACCACCGGGCCAGAAGAGCTGGTTTCAGCACTTTCCGGTGGTAACCAGCAAAAAGTTATTTTTGGTCGCTGGTTAGAACGTGAGCCCAAAGTGTTCATGATGGATGAACCTACTCGTGGTATCGACGTCGGTGCTAAATATGAAATCTATGAACTCATTATTCAGATGGCAAAGCGTGGAAAGACAGTGCTTCTCGTGAGCTCAGAGATGCCAGAAATCCTCGGAATCACTAACCGTATTGGCGTGATGTCTGCAGGACGTCTTGCTGGCATTGTTGAAACAAAAGACACTAACCAAGAAGAGCTGCTCCGGCTCAGCGCAAAGTACTTGTAAGAAAGGGAAGTCAATGACCATCCTCACCTACGAGAAGGAAGAACAGCTTCTCGCACCAATTAAAGAATATGTTGGCTCCATTCAAGCTGAAATTGATGACTTGCGCGAAGAAGGAACCACTAAGGCTACCCGCCTACAGCATCAACTACGCAATATGAAAGCTGATCGTACGCTTTCTAAAGAAGAGCGTGCACAGCTGCGCCAAGAAGACGAACAGGAATTAGCTAAGGCTCGCAAAGTTCAAAAAGAACACCGCCCACGGATTAACGAGTTGGTTTCCAAAGCTGAATCCTATATTGAAGAAAACTTCGACAAGCAGTATCTGAGCAAAGTTGAAGCAAGCGTTGAAGAGGAAAAGAAGGCGGCGAGGGAAGAATACCAGCGTCAGCTTGAAACGATTAAGCGCGAACACGAAGCGGCTCTGGCTCAGCTGCGGAAAAAGGGTGGTGAAGACCTTCAGCAAGAACTTAAAGACGAAGAAGTCGTCTATAAGAACCGGCAGTACGATGCTAAGATGTCTTTGCAACACAGTTTGCAGGCAGCTAAGGATCGTCGTCACGCCGCGGTAGCTGAAAAGTATCACATGATTGACTTGTTGCGGAATTCTAATTTCACAATGAAGCAGTCATTGTCTCAAAAGTGGGAGAACTACCGGTATGCATTCAATCGCCGGCAATTCTTGCTCAAGAATGGTCTCTACATCGTCATTATCTTGATCTTTATCGCGATGGCTGTTCTTGCTCCAGTAACCAAGGGCGTGGACTTGTTGACCACGCAAAATGTGTTGAACATCTTACAGCAGGCATCGCCACGTATGTTCCTAGCCCTGGGCGTAGCTGGACTGATTTTGCTTACGGGTACTGACTTGTCGATTGGACGTATGGTTGGTATGGGCATGGTTATCGCAACTGTTGTGATGCATAAAGGCCCGAATACCGGAAGCGTTTTTGGTTACGCTTTTGATTTCACCGGTATTCCAATTGGCGGGCGTGTTGTTCTGGCACTGGTTGCGTGTATTATCGCAACCACAACCTTCACCATGATCGCCGGATTCTTCACCGCACGATTCAAGATGCATCCATTCGTTTCCACAATGGCGAATATGCTCATTATCTTTGGCTTGGTAACTTATGCCACCAAGGGTGTTAGCTTTGGTGCAATTGAGGCCGATATCCCGAAGATGATCGTGCCAAATGTTTCTGGGTTCCCAACCATTATTCTGTGGGCAATCGCAGCGACAGTTGTTGTTTGGTTCATCTGGAACAAGACAACCTTCGGAAAGAATCTCTACGCAGTTGGTGGAAATCCAGAAGCTGCTGCCGTCTCGGGTATCTCAGTGTTCAAGGTGACCATGGGTGCCTTCATTCTCGCCGGTATCCTCTACGGTTTTGGTTCCTGGCTTGAAGCAGCACGCATGTTCGGCTCCGGCTCGGCAGCTTATGGACAGGGCTGGGATATGGACGCCATTGCCGCGTGTGTGGTCGGTGGTGTTTCCTTCACCGGTGGTATCGGCAAGATTTCCGGTGTTGTTACCGGTGTGATGATCTTTACCGGTTTGACCTACTCGCTTACCATTCTCGGTATCGATACCAATCTCCAGTTCGTCTTTGAAGGAATCATTATTTTGGCTGCGGTCACACTTGATTCACTGAAGTACGTACAGAAGAAGTAATTACACGCACCTATGTGAGTGGAGGGCTCAGCGTTTAGCTGAGCCCTCCACTCACATCGAGGTAATTATTGAGAAAATGGAAGACCAGATTGTTTCCAACTTGCTAGGCCGCCGTGTATTGATATTGCATCGTATCCGGCATCTTGGAGACGGTATGCTACATGAAGGGATTTTTGGCCATCAGAACACACGAGAATGAGTCGCTCGGTCTTCTCCAAACCTGTTGAGGGGCGAAGCAGGCGGGCTTGTGGAATATGTTCACTGCCTTCGATGTGGCCCTTGTTCCAGTCGATGAGGTCACGGATGTCGATGAGTCGCGCACCGGCTTGGTATTCCTTATACGCTTGTGCAGTAGTAAGTTGGGGCGAACGCCCGTTCGGATACAGAAAATCGAAAAAACCCATAGGAGTATTCTAGCTTGCTAAGTGCAGTGCGCGTAGCGATACTGATATCGAAGTATGAGTTAGTAGCACTGGTAGGTCGTGGGGTAGAGGTGTAAGTTAAATCAAATGGGAGTTCTACGTAGAAAGCTTTGGTAGACTTGTGAGTATTAACTTTAAAACTAAAGCCACAGTGGAAACGGAGCTTAATGAATAATCTACACCAATCCTCGTGGCTTATGAAAAATGCTCGCGTTCTTTGGCTTTATACAAAGTATCAGCTCGTTTCTAAAATCTTTGTTGTTCTTATTGCGGTTCCGCTCTCAAGATTTATTGTCGGTGCTCTCGTTCATGCTAGCGGCCGAACCTCGTTGTCTAGTGGGGATTATCTTGATTTCTTCTTAAGCATCTACGGTCTACCAGTTATACTGTTAGCTATTCCGTTTCTCATCACCATATTTGGCGTAGATATAGCTACATTTGTTTTTCTTGGTGCGCTTGTCGAAGAAGATACGACGCGGGTGCGAATGCGTGATGTTTTCCGCGCCTCTTTGCGCTCGCTTAAGTTGTTTTATTCTCCGATAGGGGTATTCCTTGTTCTTTTTGTTGCTCTGATCTTCCCGCTGATCGGTTCCGGCATAGCGCTTGGACCGCTGAAGAATTTCAAAATACCTAACTTTATTACCTCAGTTATTTTCAGTTCACCGCTTTATACAATTGCCTATGGAGCAGTTATCCTACTGGCTGGTGTTGTGGCCGTTATCTATATTTTCACTCTCCATTTTGCGTTACTTGCGAAGAACTCATTATCTGAGGCTATGACAAACTCTCGCATCCTTATCGCTAGGCATTGGAAGAGATTTCTCCGCGATTACTTCCTCGCAATACTAAGGATCATTCTTGTCACAGTAGGTTTTGTGCTTATCGTGATAGCGCTAACTACATTGATTTCTACATTTATCGCTACCTACGTCTCTGATACAACACTCATCACCATATTCTTGATGCTGACTTTGGCGGAACTGTTCGCGTATGTGTCATTTATCTTAGTTCCGCTACTCATCACGGCTCTCACGCGGTTGTTTTATCGCTTCAACGCCCAAGAAGGCGTGACCATTCACCAACCGCTTGATCTCGATGCAGAGGTTTTTGCACACGATTCGCAACAACCGATGAAAGTCCGGACAAAAATCCAACTCGTTGCGATCTTCGTCGTCATAACCGCCGGAAATCTGGGTATCGCATACTTTGCGGAACGCGACTTTGAGGAAGTATTTGCAACAAATACGAACATCGATATTGTCGCTCACCGTGGCGGCGGAGATTTAGGTGCGGAAAACACTGTCCAAGGAGTTGAGCAAGCGATTAAACACGGCGCTCAATGGACCGAAATCGATGTGCAACGCACCAAAGACCAGCATTATATCGTCAACCACGATTCGAGCTTCGAGCGCGTTAGCGGGGTATCGAAAAAACCTAGTGAACTGACTTTGGAAGAAATCGCCAAACTGAGAGTCAATAACGAATTCTTCCCCGATGAACCTCCACAACCAGTAGCTACGCTAACCGACATCTTAGACGCTGCCAAGAACAAGATCGGAGTCTTCATTGAACTGAAAGGTTCTGATGCGGATCATCAGATGGTCGACGACGTCGTTAAACTGGTTCAAGCCAACGCCATGGAAGATCACGTCGTCATTATCTCTTTAGACTACGATCTCATTACCTATACTGAGGAAAAATATCCTCACATTCAAACTGGTTTCGTCTACTTCTTTGCCACTGGTGATCTATCTGAACTAGTGGGGGATTACCTCATTATGGAAGAAGGCCAAGCTAGCGAAGAACGCATCATGCAGGCACAAGATGCCGGGCGAAAAGCCTTTGTTTGGACAGTTAATACAGAAGAATCCATTCAGAAGTTCTCCCAATCCAATGCCGATGGCATCATCACCGATCACGTCGTTGAGCTTCAAGATGCAATGACACGTGCCCAACAACGAACCCCAATTGAAATCATCATTGACGCATTTTTTTAATTTTCTATCCCACTACAAACCTGGTGCTAAGCAATTCGGTTAAGCATCGTTAAAACCGGCCTATCTCACGCAGAGCACGCCTAAAAAAGAAGGGACATCACCGTATGTTTCAAGACAGAATATCAGCTATTAAATTCGATGGGATTGTCCGCCTCATCGTGATTCCGATCGGAATGCTTCTTATCGTATCTGTGGTAGTGCCAGGTGCAACAGATGCCTTAATGAAATTACTTCCAAACCACGATCCAGAGCAACTCGTTTCGATCCACGCAATGTTAGCTATGATCGCAAACGTTGTGGTGACGCTCGGGCTCTTTATGCTCGTTGGCCGGTTGAAACTCGTGGATCTTGGATTCACCCGTCGCGCAGCAGTTAGTAAATCATTTATCGGTTTATTTGCTGGATTCGGGGCAATGACGGTTGTTGCCCTCATTGTTTACCTTCTTGGTGGTGTCACTATCGACTACAATTTCAATGCACAGAGTGCTCTAGCGTTGAGCATTGGAGTTATTTTCTTTATCTTCCAAGGAACATTTGAGGAAATAGTCTACCGCGGCTATCTCATGCCACATTTTGCTAAGTACCGTGGAATCATCT containing:
- a CDS encoding substrate-binding domain-containing protein; the protein is MKNMTKVVAVSLGSLMALAACSGGDTTTSSESSSTANNQKPLVWFNRQPSNSSTGDLDMDALNFNENTYYVGFDAAQGAELQGQMVADYVEAHKDTIDRNGDGKIGYVLAIGDVGHNDSIARTRGVRKALGTAVEEGGTILSDPTETNAKAVKEGELGSFKVVELASKEMKTGAGATWDAGTAGDTITAWSGKFGDEIDLVISNNDGMGMAMFNKWAKANKVPTFGYDANSDAVAAIADGYGGTISQHADVQAYLTLRVLRNALDGKDVMEGISKADEAGNVLSDKDFKYVEEERSFYALNVAVGADNYQDFLDSTVTYKPVSNQVTADSKKVWLDIYNSADNFLGSTYQPLLEKYDDLLNLEVEYIGGDGQTESNITNRLGNPGSYDAFAINMVKTDNASSYTALLNQ
- a CDS encoding sugar ABC transporter ATP-binding protein produces the protein MTHTTEDLVLTIRGMSKSFGRNRVLDHIDFDVKRGSIIGLMGENGAGKSTMMKCLFGTYQKDEGEIKLDGHPVAFSGPKEALENGIAMVHQELNQALERSVVDNLFLGRYPKTSLGTIDETRMRREAADLFRQLGMTVNLTQPMRKMSVSQRQMCEIAKAISYKSQVIVLDEPTSSLTEPEVRKLFEMMRKLRDQGISLVYISHKMDEIFEICDQVSVLRDGKLVMTKDTDKTDMNELITAMVGRSLDNRYPEVDNTPGEPILSISHLSTKFAPFIKDISFDVREGEIFGLYGLVGAGRTELLETIFGVRTRATGRVYYRGKLMNFNKAREAIDSGFALITEERKADGLFLKGDLIFNTTIANLPAYKKNLALSDRRMQAATVSEIRTMHTKTTGPEELVSALSGGNQQKVIFGRWLEREPKVFMMDEPTRGIDVGAKYEIYELIIQMAKRGKTVLLVSSEMPEILGITNRIGVMSAGRLAGIVETKDTNQEELLRLSAKYL
- a CDS encoding galactose/methyl galactoside ABC transporter permease MglC, with the protein product MTILTYEKEEQLLAPIKEYVGSIQAEIDDLREEGTTKATRLQHQLRNMKADRTLSKEERAQLRQEDEQELAKARKVQKEHRPRINELVSKAESYIEENFDKQYLSKVEASVEEEKKAAREEYQRQLETIKREHEAALAQLRKKGGEDLQQELKDEEVVYKNRQYDAKMSLQHSLQAAKDRRHAAVAEKYHMIDLLRNSNFTMKQSLSQKWENYRYAFNRRQFLLKNGLYIVIILIFIAMAVLAPVTKGVDLLTTQNVLNILQQASPRMFLALGVAGLILLTGTDLSIGRMVGMGMVIATVVMHKGPNTGSVFGYAFDFTGIPIGGRVVLALVACIIATTTFTMIAGFFTARFKMHPFVSTMANMLIIFGLVTYATKGVSFGAIEADIPKMIVPNVSGFPTIILWAIAATVVVWFIWNKTTFGKNLYAVGGNPEAAAVSGISVFKVTMGAFILAGILYGFGSWLEAARMFGSGSAAYGQGWDMDAIAACVVGGVSFTGGIGKISGVVTGVMIFTGLTYSLTILGIDTNLQFVFEGIIILAAVTLDSLKYVQKK
- a CDS encoding rhodanese-like domain-containing protein, with amino-acid sequence MGFFDFLYPNGRSPQLTTAQAYKEYQAGARLIDIRDLIDWNKGHIEGSEHIPQARLLRPSTGLEKTERLILVCSDGQKSLHVAYRLQDAGYDAISIHGGLASWKQSGLPFSQ